The window CATGGAATATCCTATCAACATCACTCCTCGCCCATAAATAGGAGTCTCTACTTTAGAACAAAGTGTGCAACCCTGGATTGGAGAGCAAGCACACATTCTTCCTTTCTTCCTTTGTTTCTTGAGTTTTAGGTAAGAACTTAGaacaaaaaagagagagagagttccCCCTTACCATTTCCCCCTCAACATCCACGCAAAAACCAGAGTCAaggagtatgagaaatcatacttCGAGGCTCGACATCTTTCTTTGTATACCAGTTTAAGATTTTGTTGTACTAATTAGTAATATGCACTCTGTGGACGAAAGGCTTAAGTTTATATTTATGAAGTTAGTACATTTCTTCTACCATTCTCCCATCATTCTGTTGTTGTCcacttttaatttgtttaattggTTATGAAGCAATGCAATGTGTGATTAACATCCAGGCAAATATTAGCCAAgaagtatgagaaatcatactccGAGGCTCAACATATTTCTTTGTATACCAGTTTATGATTTTTTTGTACTAATTTGTAATGTGCACTCTATGGATGAAAGACTTaagtttatatttatgaaattagtACATTTCTTTTACCATTCTCCCATCTTTCTATTGTTGTCcacttttaatttgtttaattggTTATGAAGTAATGCAATGTGTTATTAATATCCAGGTAAAAATCAGAGCCAtggagtatgagaaatcatactctgAGGCTCGACATGTTTCTTTGTATACCAGTTTATGATTTTGTTGTACTAATTAGTAATATGCACTCTATGGACGAAAGGCTTAAGTCTATATTTATGAAATTCGTACATTTCTTCTACCATTCTCCCATCTTTCTATTGTTGTCCACTTTCAATTTGTTTAATTGGTTATGAAGCAATGCAATGTGTTATTAATATTAGAGAATCAGAAGGCATGTTTTATAAGTTTTGTTTAGTTTGATATGGATGTCAACGCATTGTTCATTTGACAGAAGGACCACTGCATTGATAGTAATCGCCTGACAAGTGAAAGCACGTACTTAACTAAACAAGCGGCGAAGAGATGGTAAAATTGCAATCTCGTCGTCGAATTCATCATTCACATAAGTTGAAAAGATGTTAATGTGTGCAGCGAAAGCACtgagaggttgctcgccttaaattAGGATAAATTACTTGTAATGCAAATAAATTGATTAGATACAAATCATATATTAATTTTAAGTATTTGGATACCAAGAGGCAAGCAAGTATGTCGAAGGTGCCGAGAGGTAGCTCGccttaattttgaagttaatagATGTTTTGTATCTCCTCAAACTATTAATGCACAGTACATTGCGAGTAGTTAATTAGATATTCCTTCAATCCATGCCTACAATCTGAGTTTATTTTTCATCTCACTCCATCGCCATGATCATCTTGCACCATCAAGAGCACCTTAATGTAATAATTAATTAGGATAAAGTATATTGTTCATAATTATACTATATAGCTTATACTGCATGAGTTTTAGCTACGCGATAGGTTCATTAGGAACATCAATTCCCCGTGTTCGACCCTGGACTTACCAGAAAACCTCTCTTCGCTCACACATGGGcgatagagaggaaaacttgtgtTACACGCATATCTTGAGAAATTAGCAATGCATGGATAAGAACCACATCTTTTATCACATGACCGACTACAAGAAAAATGACATTCTATGACACTTTATTAGTACTCAAATTGAGAGGAAAGAATAAAAATTGTCATAAAAGGTTAAAAGCCGTTATTTTGGCGGGAAAAAACGCTGTTTTCGGAATGTATTTTTCCGTGACAGTTATTTTCTGTCATAAAAAAATTTAggaatataaaatatttttttaaaataaaaaatccccAAATTTTCCAAAGCCCTAATTTCTAAATCTCATGCCTAATTTCACAAAATCTTCCACGGCTCTCCAAATTTGCCGAGTCTTCCAGCTCCATTCGAAAACCTGCTGTCGTCGTCTTCTACATCCGTCGAAGCTTCGACGTCCGACTGAGTCTTCGACGTCTGACCGAGTCATCAACGTCACAGTCCACCCACTCTTCGACGGACACAGTCCCACCATCCCCACCAGTCCCTTCGACAACGCCGGTGAGTTCTTcactttcttttttagtttcttATCCATCCCTTTATCTCTTCCCTGTGCACATCCCACCATCACCACCAGTCCCACAACGTTCATGATGCCCAAAAATTAGATCTTCTGGAATTTTCTGTTGGTGAGGATTAAACGAATTTTGGAAGCACTTCTCTTCGCTTTTTCGTAAATGGTACATTATATAGatgaaaaaaagagaagaaattggGAACAAAATTAAGAATAATTGCATCCGTTTGTTAGGGTAATATCTGTTTGATGATATTTTTTGAAGGCTTTCGCGAAGGCTCGAAAGACGAAGGCATACTTTAAACGGTATCAGGTTAAATtcaagagaagaaagagaaatttcCGACTTCTTTTTGTTGTTTATATTCTCATGAGTCATTCAATAgtataaaattttacttttcGTTTCATGAATGCTATAGGTGCTAAAAAGTAATTACATGCTTGCATTTCTTTTCTCATTGTCTTCTCATTTTCATCATCTTGGTCCATTGGGTTAGAAGTAGGACAGAACGACATCTTCTAAAGTTGTTTTTTCCCATATATAAAGTTTGAAGTATGGCTTTGCATTTAATCAATTTATAAGTAAAATATTTGAAGCATGTGATATAACACTATTCTTAATCATTACTCTCAGTAACAATATGAGTGGAAGCCCACAATGGAACGGTCGCCTCAAGAATTCTTTGAAGAACTTTGATCTTAGTAGCCCTGAAGTTAAGCAGCAATTTGGTCAGTCAAGTTGATCTCttattttgtatttattaatagttGTTTTGTGGGTGTTAAATGACTTGAATACTATTCTGTTGGCGTTTGTTATGATGTCAGATATTTCATATATAGCTAAGATGATCATATTTGTGATTTCCTGTTATTGTTGCATCGCAATCATATATTCTTTGACTCTTAAAAAATTTGACCAACATTTGGTTGTTTTTGTGTCAATAATTGATGAGCTCGcaagtttttgtttaatttttattcaGTTTTGTTTTATGATGTTGTTTGTTTCCCTTCTTGCTGAAAttgatttaaatatattttttgaaattgaatttttaaaatcacGATTCATAAGTCTCAGCATTAATAATTTCATTTGATATATCAATATGTTTCGGTGAGTTGGTACTTTTTAGAAATTAGATTTTGAAACAATTTTTATGTAATTAGGAATAAAAACTATTTCCCCCATGTTTTCTGTGATATTTTCTCAATTAATTATtcatttatattaatatttaggCTTGCTCTTTATTTTTGTACTTTGACAGATCAAATTGGGCTTACACCTGAAGAAGTTATTTCCAAAATTATGGCCAATCCCGAAATTGCAATGGCATTTCAAAATCCAAGAGTTCAAGCAGCCATCATGGATGTATGTTCTACTTAAGGTTAATAAATTTTTGGTTCGAAtctaatattttgattttactTTTTGCAATGTTCACAAAATCCACTAAGTATCACAAAGTATCAAAATGACAAAGAGGTACATTAAATCAGTATTGTATTTGCACTTCCATCTATCACTCGGCTTGTATAGAATCCAAATGACGTTAACATAAATTCAGAATTTCACTTTCTTGATTCTGGTGGAAGACCTCTTTTTTCTGATTGTTGGTATATATTTTATGTAGTTAAGTTCATTCTCAGCTTCAATTTATGCCTTTCTAGGTTCATTCACATCGCTTCTATTTGATAATTAGAAAACTGTGGAGTTTTGTTGGAACATTCATTTTTGTTGTGGTGTATGGCCTGTAGATCTATTGTTTAGCTATTTTTTCCGTCATTTTTGCTTCGTGTTTCATGCATGCATCTGTGGATACCTTCTCATTCAATTCCTGCTAATGAAAGTTTcatcaattaaagaaaataaacacaTCACCAAAGCTTGAGGATAACTTAATTGCTTGAGACATATAGTATATGTCCGAGTTCAGAAATCCAAATTTCAACCATCCCATGATTAactcttaaaagaaaaaacccaTTAATTCTGTTCTTTCACACATGGGGTTGAGGGTAccctttttgtttgttttcggATTTTGAGATTAATGTTTTAGGCTACCCTAAAGTGAAGGTTTTCGGATTTTGAGATTAATGTTTTAGGCTACCCTAAAGTGAAGGTTCTTATGGAGAAGATGGATCTGCATTGGGTTGCTTCTCTTCtctaatttctatttttttctttcattttcttcattttttatgGAGATTGATCGGGGAGTAAATTGTTGTTAATTACATTCTGTCATTTGGAACATAGAGATTTTGCAATGTGGAGGTGTTTCTAGTTTGAGTGCGGTTGGACAGGCCAGCTAACATTATAAAGACAATAATGTGTATTTGTAATATTTCTCTTGAATCTCATATCTTGCAATTAAACATTGAGAATTGTGCTCAGCAAAAATGATTGTTTGGTTTAGATATTTGCAGATGGCAGATTGGCATTTAATGGATTAAGCAAAACTGTAAAAAAGGTTGGACGGAGTTCAAAGGAAAGTTTGGTTTTGGAGCCTCTTTGTGATGAGGTACTTataatttctttccatttcGATGACTCATCAATCAAATGAATGAGTATCAGAGAATTATTATTCTATTAATACTTTAAAAAATACTACTCGTTTATATGAGAGTGCAAAAAGGAAGAGGAGCTAAAGAACGTACTAGAGATACAAAGATATTTGAGAAGTTGTCATAGTCGAAACAATTTGGCAACAGTAGACAATGACTCTTACTTGGCTCTTACTTTCAATCTTGACCTTTTTCTATGTCAGGTTCATCATCTACCAATAGATAATAAGATTGGATACAAGGACTTACCCAGTGGGTTGAATGGGTTTTCTATATTTGGGGAGGTCAAAAGGTGATTGTTGATGTTGATTCCAAAAGGTGATTGTTGCAACCCTCATCTTTAAGGCACAAAGGGCATATCGATGGAAACATACGACTCCTAAACTTCTTTTACATTTTTTCATGAGTATTTAGGCTATTTTGGTCAAGACTTCCACGATTTTAGTCGAATACTAAACTTCTGCTTccttttaatagaaaaattgatAGGATAATACCAAGGATTTTATCACCGTTAATAAAAGTTCTCCCAATTATCTACCCTTGTTTCTCTTTACTATTTGAGTCTGCTTCTTACTTAAAATCGTGAAATTTTCTGTTTAATTTCATTACTATATTTTGATAATTTCGTTTCAGCTTTGTTGGTCCCTAACCACCACCCTATTGTCATCATTATCatcaccttttttttctttgcagcaAGGAATATGAAGCTTCCAATAAATGCCAAGTTAAAATTTAGCATATCCTTGCAAAACCTTTCACAACCAATGTCGCTGGCAGTAATGTATTTTGTATTGTAAACAATTTGGACTTTGTATATGTATTTAGCATTGTAAAAATTTGATGATAGATAAAACACTCATTTTTGCGTTTTATCTTGTTTCTTTTTACTTCTTTGATCAAATGTAGGTTAGTACCTCCAAGCTAATCTTGTCTTTATGAATTTTCTTAAACTCTATGACCTACGTTAACTCCTTTTTCtttggtttgatttttctttgataaCCTGGTTCTCACTATCCATTTTACAAAATGGTTTCATCAAAATTTTGGTGAAGGTTTGGGAGTGGAAA is drawn from Cucumis melo cultivar AY chromosome 11, USDA_Cmelo_AY_1.0, whole genome shotgun sequence and contains these coding sequences:
- the LOC103502106 gene encoding protein TIC 40, chloroplastic-like isoform X2 produces the protein MSGSPQWNGRLKNSLKNFDLSSPEVKQQFDQIGLTPEEVISKIMANPEIAMAFQNPRVQAAIMDIFADGRLAFNGLSKTVKKVGRSSKESLVLEPLCDEQGI
- the LOC103502106 gene encoding uncharacterized protein LOC103502106 isoform X1, with protein sequence MSGSPQWNGRLKNSLKNFDLSSPEVKQQFDQIGLTPEEVISKIMANPEIAMAFQNPRVQAAIMDIFADGRLAFNGLSKTVKKVGRSSKESLVLEPLCDEVHHLPIDNKIGYKDLPSGLNGFSIFGEVKR